The Medicago truncatula cultivar Jemalong A17 chromosome 4, MtrunA17r5.0-ANR, whole genome shotgun sequence genome includes a region encoding these proteins:
- the LOC112420826 gene encoding uncharacterized protein, whose protein sequence is MSPRVKNFIWRICRNCIPTRMRLRDKWVNCDIVCSLCNSEEEDTLHLFFHCPSSCSVWSMWEGYSSIYAILSQDYDSKTIVFKILQVLAAEDAAAFCCILWSIWKQRNDKVWNKVTDANTFVLSRAKDSLHEWKLASNLQQTDFVPRQ, encoded by the coding sequence ATGTCGCCGCGAGTTAAAAACTTTATTTGGAGAATTTGTAGGAATTGTATTCCAACTCGAATGCGACTCCGAGACAAATGGGTTAATTGTGATATTGTTTGTTCACTGTGTAACTCGGAAGAAGAGGATACTCTTCACCTCTTTTTTCATTGCCCAAGTAGCTGTTCTGTTTGGAGTATGTGGGAAGGATATTCTTCCATTTATGCTATTTTAAGCCAAGACTATGACAGcaaaacaattgtttttaaaattctgcAGGTGTTGGCAGCCGAAGATGCAGCAGCCTTTTGTTGCATTCTTTGGAGCATTTGGAAGCAAAGGAACGATAAGGTGTGGAATAAGGTTACAGATGCAAACACCTTTGTTCTATCTCGCGCGAAAGACAGTTTGCATGAGTGGAAATTGGCTAGTAATCTGCAGCAAACAGATTTTGTGCCTCGGCAGTAA
- the LOC112420827 gene encoding uncharacterized protein translates to MLEAMELILSYGCNFHISTNFIFDAEGNETFSGKIGVFPFVFKEPAKRNSVNRVAGTLETKSITSVNREVCRKFLIEKVIPVIKEKWPRDKIGQPIFIQQDNARCHVNENDIEFRQASSQDGFDIRLMCQPPNSPELNVLDLGFFSAIQSLQHKETPKTIDDLVAAVEKSFEIFSPDLGNKMFISVQTCMVEIMKAKGSNKFSVPHIKKDVMQRQGRLPVSIKCDSSLVEEVLDHLNLH, encoded by the exons ATGCTAGAAGCCATGGAGTTAATCTTGAG ttatggctgcaattttcatatttctacAAACTTCATATTTGATGCTGAAGGGAACGAAACCTTTTCTGGTAAAATAGGTGTTTTTCCGTTCGTCTTCAAAGAGCCAGCAAAGAGAAATAGTGTAAATAGAGTTGCAGGAACTCTTGAAACAAAATCCATCACTTCAGTCAATAGAGAAGTTTGTAGAAAGTTTTTGATCGAAAAAGTTATTCCTGTCATAAAAGAAAAGTGGCCAAGAGATAAAATAGGCCAACCAATTTTCATTCAACAAGATAACGCAAGATGTCACGTCAATGAGAACGACATTGAATTTCGTCAAGCTTCCTCACAAGATGGGTTCGACATTCGACTGATGTGTCAACCTCCCAATTCCCCTGAACTAAATGTCTTAGACCTTGGGTTCTTTAGTGCCATTCAATCACTGCAACATAAGGAAACACCGAAGACTATTGATGATCTAGTTGCGGCAGtagaaaaatcatttgaaatattttcaCCCGACTTGGGCAATAAGATGTTCATATCAGTACAAACATGTATGGTAGAGATAATGAAGGCAAAAGGTTCGAACAAATTCAGTGTTCCACATATAAAGAAAGATGTTATGCAAAGACAAGGACGGCTACCGGTGTCTATCAAATGTGATTCATCATTAGTGGAAGAAGTGCTTGATCATTTGAATTTGCATTAG
- the LOC11446934 gene encoding FBD-associated F-box protein At4g10400 has translation MAPELTSKRQKEEANTGGATDRLSTLPEPLLCHILSFLPTRTSIATLPLVSRRWNNLWKHLDAFHFDSNTDSDSNPNRELRKIFKRFAFFVNAVLSLRKSREIRKFHLSCSISDVFKFSGDCVDMWLRAAIGPHLQELSLEIDNSRGAQLLLLPNSFFHSTNLVSLSLIGSIHVMIQHSSVHFPSLKMLKIDPGIVELDIDIVEFEADIVDSLLEFLSGCPVLETLDTYFDPGFLTKVPVPPSSKRLKFTDRKFSWTCLEIDSDWFDVMNGGSGSGSITKATLGIIGNLQSMEEAYLDVFSLRESEFVDPMLSLLRKRNHDLHLLLRHSTSKAWPLCTPILNYPEFRNLNHLKFILPCFNSNLLLGVLEKCHMLQVLLIQSCKEEEPSPFGTWEPKSTIVPKCLESNLTYIHIEGYQGFEEDLAFAEYILRNGLVLHTMLIFFDTSMDLTNKYRSLKRLTDIPRGSVTCQLKFDSTVSP, from the exons ATGGCGCCGGAGTTAACCTCTAAACGACAGAAAGAAGAAGCAAACACCGGCGGAGCCACCGACAGATTAAGCACTCTACCAGAACCACTCTTATGCCACATCCTCTCCTTCCTCCCCACAAGAACCTCCATAGCCACCCTTCCTCTCGTCTCTCGCCGCTGGAACAACCTCTGGAAGCATCTCGACGCCTTCCACTTCGACTCCAACACCGACTCCGACTCAAATCCTAACAGAGAATTACGAAAGATTTTCAAAAGATTTGCGTTTTTCGTCAACGCCGTCCTCTCGCTCCGAAAATCCCGCGAGATTAGAAAGTTTCATCTCAGTTGTAGTATCTCTGATGTTTTCAAGTTTTCTGGAGACTGTGTTGATATGTGGCTCCGTGCTGCTATTGGACCCCACCTTCAAGAACTTTCTCTCGAGATTGATAACTCCCGTGGAGCTCAACTTTTACTTCTTCCCAATTCATTCTTTCATTCTACCAATCTTGTTTCCCTCAG TCTTATCGGTTCAATCCATGTGATGATTCAACATTCTTCAGTTCATTTTCCATCGCTCAAGATGTTGAAAATCGACCCAGGCATCGTGGAACTTGACATAGACATTGTAGAATTTGAGGCAGACATTGTGGATTCATTACTTGAATTTCTCTCTGGCTGCCCCGTACTTGAAACTCTGGATACTTATTTTGATCCCGGATTCTTGACCAAAGTTCCCGTGCCACCTTCCTCCAAGAGGTTGAAATTCACTGACAGGAAATTCTCTTGGACTTGCCTTGAGATAGATTCTGATTGGTTCGATGTAATGAACGGTGGTAGTGGTAGCGGTAGCATCACAAAAGCCACATTGGGCATCATTGGCAACTTGCAGAGTATGGAGGAAGCATATCTTGATGTCTTTTCCCTGCGTGAAAGTGAATTTGTCGACCCTATGCTCAGCCTCCTCCGAAAGAGAAACCATGATTTACATCTACTTTTGCGTCATTCGACATCAAAG GCGTGGCCACTTTGCACCCCCATTCTAAATTATCCAGAATTTCGCAATTTAAATCATCTAAAGTTCATTCTTCCCTGCTTCAACTCGAATCTTCTGCTGGGCGTGCTTGAGAAATGCCACATGCTTCAAGTTCTCCTAATTCAGAGTTGCAAG GAGGAGGAACCGTCGCCTTTTGGAACATGGGAGCCAAAGTCAACAATAGTTCCTAAATGTCTCGAATCCAATCTGACATATATTCACATAGAAGGATATCAAGGATTTGAAGAGGACCTGGCATTTGCTGAATATATCTTGCGTAACGGACTTGTTTTGCACACAAtgcttatattttttgataCTTCAATGGATCTAACTAACAAGTATCGTTCCCTCAAAAGATTAACCGATATACCAAGGGGCTCTGTCACATGCCAACTTAAATTTGATTCAACTGTGTCTCCTTAA